One Benincasa hispida cultivar B227 chromosome 5, ASM972705v1, whole genome shotgun sequence genomic window carries:
- the LOC120077621 gene encoding histone H2A variant 1, whose protein sequence is MAGKGGKGLLAAKTPAANKDKDKDKKKPISRSSRAGIQFPVGRIHRHLKTRISANGRVGATAAVYLASILEYLTAEVLELAGNASKDLKVKRITPRHLQLAIRGDEELDTLIKGTIAGGGVIPHIHKSLINKASKD, encoded by the exons ATGGCTGGCAAAGGCGGGAAGGGGCTTTTGGCTGCAAAGACTCCCGCAGCGAACAAAGATAAGGATAAGGACAAGAAGAAACCGATCTCTCGGTCCTCCCGTGCTGGTATACAG TTCCCTGTAGGACGAATTCACAGGCATCTTAAAACAAGAATATCTGCAAATGGGCGAGTTGGTGCGACTGCTGCAGTGTACTTAGCATCAATTCTGGAGTATCTCACCGCGGAAGTGCTCGAGTTGGCTGGAAATGCGAGCAAGGATCTGAAAGTGAAGAGAATCACTCCAAGACACCTTCAGCTTGCCATTagaggagatgaagaactcgaTACCCTGATCAAAGGAACTATTGCTGGAGGTGGTGTGATTCCTCATATTCACAAATCCCTCATTAACAAAGCCTCCAAGGATTGA